Within the Salinibacterium sp. TMP30 genome, the region CGCCAAACCGAAGCCGTAGCGCTTCGCAAAAGAAATCGGTTGATAGTGAATCGGAGCGTTCCGCCTGCTCGCCGCAGCAATACTTTGAGTTCCTCCTTGGGGCTCGGCGAGAAGCTTTTCGCGTCTAGCGACGAGCGTCGATTTGCTGCTGCCATCGAAGAGGGTCTTGAACAGGTAGAAGCCGGCCTCCTTTCGCAGATGACATTTGCCGACGAGATCGCGGATGCCACGAGTCGCTACCTGCTCGAAGCTGGCGGCAAGCGTGTGCGCCCGGTGCTCACTCTGCTCACAGCTCAGCTCGGCAGTGGCAACAACCCCGATGTTGTTACGGCCGCTCAGGCTGTGGAGATCACCCACTTGGCGTCGCTCTACCATGATGACGTTATGGATGAGGCGCAGTTGCGCCGAGGTGTCCCCAGCGCACAAAACGTGTGGGGCAACTCGGTAGCGATCCTCACGGGCGACCTACTTTTTGCTCGGGCCAGCAAGCTCATTGCGGGTCTCGGGGAGCAAGCTCTCATCCTGCAGTCGAATACTTTTGAGCGCCTGTGCCTGGGCCAGCTTCACGAGACTCTCGGGCCGAAGCCGGGCGAGAATCCGGTTGAGCACTACCTGCAGGTGCTCGCTGATAAGACCGGGTCGCTCATCGCTACCGCGGCCGAGGTGGGCGTGATGTTCTCCGACGCTCCGGATGAGTACACGGTGCCCGTGCGCGACTTTGGCGAGAAGATCGGTGTTGCTTTCCAGCTCATTGATGATGTCATTGATCTCTCCGCTGAAACCGGCAAGACCGGTAAAAAGGCTGGCACTGACTTGCGCAGCGGAGTGGCAACACTGCCGCTGCTGTACCTGCGTGAGCTTGCGGTTACCGACAGCGATGCTGCAGAGCTGCTCACTCGCATCGAGCGCGACGTGAACGCTAATTTCTATGGTGAGGGTGACGACGCAGCAATTGATGCCGCGGTGACTGACCTGCGCGAGCATCCGGTGACGACGAAAACTTTGGAAGAAGCACGTCGCTGGGGTCGCGAAGCGGTTGAAGCACTCGCACCACTGCCCAAAGGCCCGGTCAAGAAAGCTCTCACGCGTTTCGCCGACAGCATTGTCGAACGGTCCAACTAGCACGCCCCACTCGCCCGCGCCCGGGCGCCTCGAGATGAACGGAAATTACAGCCAATGAGCAAGCTCAGACTCGCCATTGTTGGCGCCGGTCCTGCCGGAATCTATGCCGCCGACATCCTGCTTAAAGCAGAACGACAGTTTGAGGTCTCGATTGACCTGTTCGAGCAACTGCCGGCACCGTATGGGCTCGTGCGTTACGGCGTTGCTCCCGATCATCCGCGCATCAAGGGCATTGTCAACGCGCTGCGTGACGTGCTCGACACCGGTAACATCCGCCTCTTTGGCAATGTCACTTACGGCCGCGATATTACGCTCGACGATCTCAAGAAGCACTACAACGCCGTGATTTTCTCTACCGGTGCCGTTCGGGATGCTCCACTGCAGATCCCCGGAATTGATCTGCCAGGCAGCCACGGTGCCGCCGACTTCGTTAGCTGGTACGACGGGCACCCCGATGTTCCCCGCGAGTGGACTCTCGACTCGAAAGAGGTTGCCGTCATCGGCAACGGAAACGTCGCACTAGATGTCGCCAGAATGCTCGCTAAGCACGCAGACGATCTACTGCCGACAGAGATCCCCGCCAACGTCTATGAGGGCCTCACCTCGAGCCCCGTGACTGACGTGCATGTCTTTGGCCGTCGCGGCCCCATGCAGGTTAAGTTCACCCCGCTGGAACTTCGGGAGCTCGGCGAACTCGATGACGTGGACTTGATCGTCTACGAAGAAGACTTCGACTACGACGCCGCGTCGAAAGTGGCCATCGAATCGAATAAGCAGATCATGGTGCTCGACCGCATCTTCACGAAATGGCGCGGCGAAGTCACAGGCACGGCCTCACGTCGCCTGCACTTGCACTTCTACGCTGGCCCCGTCGAGGTGCTGGGAACCGACCGCGTCGAAGGCTTCCGTTATGAGCGCACTAAGCCAGACGGGCAGGGCGGCGTTGTCGGTACCGGCGAATTCCGTGAGGTCGCGGTGCAGAGCCTGTACCGTGCTGTTGGGTACTTTGGGTCGCCACTTGACGGTATCCCTTTCGACGCTCACCGCGGTGTGATCCCCAACCGCGAAGGTCAAGTCATCGACGATAACGACCAGCAAGTGCACGGTGTCTATGCCACCGGATGGATCAAGCGCGGACCCGTCGGTCTCATCGGCCACACGAAGTCCGATGCGATGGAAACCATCAAGAACGTGATGAATGACCAGGCAAACTGGTGGAGCCCCGAGCACGCAGAAGAGCAAGCCGTGGTTGACCTTCTGAAGAGCCGCGACGTTGATTACACTAACCTTCAGGGTTGGCAGCTCCTAGATGCTCAGGAGATCGCTCTCGGAGCGCCGGAGGGTCGTGCGCGCATCAAGCTCGTCGATCGCGCCGAAATGATCGCCGCATCGACGGCTTCCAGCAGCAACTAGCTCGGCAGCAACAGAGTCGACTACTGAACGGCGGCGGTGAGCCGTGCGATGTTGTCGAGTGCCTTGGAGCGCCGGGGGCGTTTCATCCACTCGTCAAGGGTGAGCTCTCGGCTGACACTTCGATACTGGGCTTCGAGCTCGCGCATGTCTTCGATGAACTCGGTGCCGCGCACCATGACCGAGATTTCAAGGTTGAGGCTAAACGAGCGCATGTCCATATTGCTTGAGCCGATCACCGCAACCTGATCGTCGATCGTGAAGTGCTTGGCGTGAAGAACCGTTGGTGTCGGGAACAACCAGATTTTCACACCGGCGCGCAACAGGGTCTCGTAGTAGCTACGCTGTGCGTGATAAACCAGAGCTTGGTCGCCGACCTCAGACACAAAAAGCTGTACGTCTAGCCCACTCTGGGCAGCCGTCGTAATCGCATAGAGCATCGAATCGTCGGGCACAAAATAGGGGCTCGTAATGATCACACGTTGCTGAGCCGCATAGAGCAGCGAGTTGAACAGGCGCAGATTGTTTTCGCCTTCGAAGCCGGGACCGCTCGGCACAACTTGCGCGTCGAGGTTTGCGGTGGTGGCTATTGCCGGTGTTCTGGCGCTCTCGCGCACAAGCAGTTCATCAGTTTCGCTGTACCAGTCGGTAATAAACAGCGCATTGATTCCCGCAACGATTGGACCTTCAAAGCGCACCATGAGATCTTTCCACGTGAGACCGCGCTTTTTGTTGACACGCTTGTTGTAGGTGGAATCCACCATGTTTTGCGAACCAGTGAAGGCGAGGTTTCCGTCGATGACAAGTATTTTGCGATGGTTGCGCAGATCTGGTCGTTGGAACTTCCACTTGAGGGGCTGCACGGGAAGCATCACGTGCCACTGCACACCAATTTGTTTGAGACGGCGGATGGTCGTGAAATATCCGGGCGCACGGAGCGACGCAATGTGGTCGAGCAGAACTCGAACGCGAACCCCACGCTTCACAGCAGCTTCCAGTGCAGTGAAGAACGGAGCGGTCGTAGTGTCGAGGCTGAGAATGTAAAACTCGACGTGCACAAAGTTGGTTGCGTCGTTCACGGCTTCGGTCATCGCATCCAGCGACTCCTGGTACTCAGAGAAAAGCTTCGCCGAGTTGCCACCGACGAGCGGCATCGCGCCGAGGGTGCGATTGAGTTCCACGACTGGCTCAAGCCACGGCGGCCACGGCTGATCGCGCCTCACCTGATCCATTCCCTCGGTGGTATCGAGAATGAACTCGTTGATCTCTCGCTGCTTGTCGCGACGGCCCTTTGGCAGCTTGCGGCTTCCCAGCATCAGGAAAAGCAGGATGCCAACGTAGGGAAGAAAGAAAATTGCCAACAACCAGGCCATTGCGGTTTGCGGCCGCCGGTTGCGGGGAACATAAATGAGAGAAAGAACGCGGACTGCGAAGTCGATGAAAATGAGTACGCCGGCAATGACTGCCGTGAAATTGATCGTGATTCCGCCGACGTCCATGGCTCGAAGTCTATCTATTTACTGAGAGCTACTCGCCCCGCGTCGAGGAGGGTCCCGCGTCAGAGCTAGCGCCAGATTCGGGGCCCGGTCCATTGTTGATCGGGGGACCCTGCCAGGCGGGTGTCTCATCCGGTTCAACGAACGAACGAGCGACCACCACATCGGTCGACGAATGCGCAACAATCGACAGCGCGATCGTGAGCGCGACGAGGTGGAAGATCAGATCACCCTCAGGGATGCCGGCCGTAACCACCACAAGCACGTAGACGACTGACGCGAACCCCTTGGGGCCGAACCACATTGCGGCCACTTGTTCGCGCATCGAGAGCCCGGAGCCGAGGAATGAGACATAGAGTGCCGCGGGTCGGGCGGCGACGAGAGCCAAGATTGCGAAAACCCATCCGGTCCACTCTATTTCGCTCAAGAACTTGAACGACAGCAGAGCACCAAACACCATCAGCGCGAGTAACTTCAGCAACTCGGAGATGATCTCCCCAAACTCTTCAAAGGCTTCGCGTTCCTTCTGCCCGACGGTTGCGACCGTTACGCCAGCCGCGAAGGCAGCGAGGAAGAG harbors:
- a CDS encoding polyprenyl synthetase family protein, giving the protein MNRSVPPARRSNTLSSSLGLGEKLFASSDERRFAAAIEEGLEQVEAGLLSQMTFADEIADATSRYLLEAGGKRVRPVLTLLTAQLGSGNNPDVVTAAQAVEITHLASLYHDDVMDEAQLRRGVPSAQNVWGNSVAILTGDLLFARASKLIAGLGEQALILQSNTFERLCLGQLHETLGPKPGENPVEHYLQVLADKTGSLIATAAEVGVMFSDAPDEYTVPVRDFGEKIGVAFQLIDDVIDLSAETGKTGKKAGTDLRSGVATLPLLYLRELAVTDSDAAELLTRIERDVNANFYGEGDDAAIDAAVTDLREHPVTTKTLEEARRWGREAVEALAPLPKGPVKKALTRFADSIVERSN
- a CDS encoding FAD-dependent oxidoreductase; this translates as MSKLRLAIVGAGPAGIYAADILLKAERQFEVSIDLFEQLPAPYGLVRYGVAPDHPRIKGIVNALRDVLDTGNIRLFGNVTYGRDITLDDLKKHYNAVIFSTGAVRDAPLQIPGIDLPGSHGAADFVSWYDGHPDVPREWTLDSKEVAVIGNGNVALDVARMLAKHADDLLPTEIPANVYEGLTSSPVTDVHVFGRRGPMQVKFTPLELRELGELDDVDLIVYEEDFDYDAASKVAIESNKQIMVLDRIFTKWRGEVTGTASRRLHLHFYAGPVEVLGTDRVEGFRYERTKPDGQGGVVGTGEFREVAVQSLYRAVGYFGSPLDGIPFDAHRGVIPNREGQVIDDNDQQVHGVYATGWIKRGPVGLIGHTKSDAMETIKNVMNDQANWWSPEHAEEQAVVDLLKSRDVDYTNLQGWQLLDAQEIALGAPEGRARIKLVDRAEMIAASTASSSN
- the cls gene encoding cardiolipin synthase — protein: MDVGGITINFTAVIAGVLIFIDFAVRVLSLIYVPRNRRPQTAMAWLLAIFFLPYVGILLFLMLGSRKLPKGRRDKQREINEFILDTTEGMDQVRRDQPWPPWLEPVVELNRTLGAMPLVGGNSAKLFSEYQESLDAMTEAVNDATNFVHVEFYILSLDTTTAPFFTALEAAVKRGVRVRVLLDHIASLRAPGYFTTIRRLKQIGVQWHVMLPVQPLKWKFQRPDLRNHRKILVIDGNLAFTGSQNMVDSTYNKRVNKKRGLTWKDLMVRFEGPIVAGINALFITDWYSETDELLVRESARTPAIATTANLDAQVVPSGPGFEGENNLRLFNSLLYAAQQRVIITSPYFVPDDSMLYAITTAAQSGLDVQLFVSEVGDQALVYHAQRSYYETLLRAGVKIWLFPTPTVLHAKHFTIDDQVAVIGSSNMDMRSFSLNLEISVMVRGTEFIEDMRELEAQYRSVSRELTLDEWMKRPRRSKALDNIARLTAAVQ